The Flavivirga eckloniae genomic interval ATTCTTAGTGATTCTTCATACATCCAACGCTTGTCTACATAATCATGTTCCCCTAGCATGAATCCTTGGTCTCCTGTGTAGACTATGATTGTGTTTTCATAGAGTCCTTCGTCTTTTAAAAATTGGATCATTCGTGCCACATTGTCGTCTACGCCTTTTACGCAACGTAAATAGCGCTTTAAGTATTCCTGGTATGTGGCATGGATGTATTCTTTTTCAGACATGAGTTCATGAATTTTTTGCTCTGGATTAAAATCGGGATCGGAATTCTTAACAGATTCTTTATTCCAGGTTCTCATGCCTTTGTTTCTAATGATATTTCTTCTGGAAACAGACGAACCTATATCTCTTACGAGTTCTCCATTTACACCTTGTGTAGCAACAGAGCCGTTGTTGCCATTATGGTACATGCTTGCAGGTTCGGGGATGTAGGTGTCTTCTAAATAGTCTTTATAACGTGGCGCATATTCAAAATCGTCGTGTGGCGCTTTAAATTGGTACATTAAAAAGAATGGCTTGTTTTTATCTCTTTTGTTTTTAAGCCAGTTTATGGTGATGTCGGTAACTATATCCGAACTATGGCCTTTATACTGCTTGCCTTCATAGTTTTCATCGCTGGGGTGGGCATAATTCATTCCGGTTTCGGTCATCCAGGGATCAAAGTAGGACCCTTGTTGGCCGTGGTGCGTGAAGATGTTGTAATAATCGAAATTGGGCTTAGATGTTAAATGGTATTTGCCTATTATGGCTGTTTGATAGCCTAGTTTTTTAATTTCTATGGGTAGGTATTGGTTTTCGGTTGGCAAAACACCTTCTAAATCCAATACACCATTGGCTTGACTATGTTGACCTGTTAGAATAGCAGCTCTACTTGGGGTGCAAATCGAATTATTTACAAAGCAATTATCGAAAATAATACCTTCGTTTGCTATTTTGTCGAGGGTAGGGGTTGGGTTTAACTTTGCGAGTCTGCTGTTGTAAATTCCAAAGGCTTGAGATGTATGGTCGTCTGCCATAATATAAATAATATTTGGCTTCTTTTCAGGCTCTTTTTTTTGAGTTTTTGAGCAAGAATTATTCAATATCAATAGTACCAAAAAGACAAGACGAGGTATTCGATTATTGGTCATTTTCAAGTGTGAATTTATTAGTATAAATATCGGGTATTTATTTGATAAGCGTTATAACATATTTAATAGATGTTACCACATATGTTTTATTTTGAGAGAAAATGTTGTACAAAAAAAGCTTGCAACAAGTTGCAAGCTCCTTAGGTAGGGTGTTGATTTTGAGGGCTAGTTTTTAATGAACTTGGAAACGCTTCCTGTATTTGTTCTTAAAAAGTATAATCCTCTTGCTAAACTTGAAACATCCATATTAGTAAGCTGATTAAAGCTTTTAACTTCTTTTCCTGCTACGTCAAATACTTTGGCAGATTTAATATCGTTGTTTCTTGTTGAAATGGTAATTGTACTTGCTGTGGGGTTAGGCGAAACAGAGATTTTTTGAATACCAATGTCATCTGCTGATAATGTACCATTAATAGTAATATAATTTTGAGCAGGTAAAGTAGCGGTAAAGCCAGAGTCAGAGTTTGAAATTCTTAGGCGATACCCTCCAGCATCTTCCCCTACACCAAAAAGTTCTGATGCTTGCATTTCAGTAGTTGTTTTGAAATTAGAACCGTTAAGAACATTTGCAACAGCACCAGCTGCGTCCATAATTATATCTGCTGATAAATCTGTTCCGGCTGGTAAATCTGCTCCGTGTGTTACGGCTTTTTTCCATTGTTGACCCCATGGTGCCGCATTTTGTTGAACCCATAATTCTACAGTAATTGAACCACCAGGGATAACTGCATCTGAAGTATAAGTAATAGGAATTGTTAACGAAGTTCCTGTGTCAAATGTATTACCATTCCAAGATAGGGCGTCTTGAGCAAAAGAAATAGCTGCTGCTAAAAAAGCAGTTAAAAAAAGTAATTTTTTCATCATGTAATTTATTTAAGAGTTAATTTAAGTTACCCAATATTAAAAAATGTATTAGTGAAATTGCTGTATAAATGATTCATTTAGTAGAACATATGTTTTTTTACTAATAAATACTAATTTTTATTGTAAGTATAATCTTTCGTTAATTGGTTGAGAAAATTTTTGTTGTATTGTTGTTAATAGCAGTGAGAATAGCAGTTTTGCTATTTGGAAGTTTTATTTTCTGAATATCTTTAACGTTATATGGTGCAAAAAAACCACTTTCCAGATAATTTAAGGATTTAAATGTTCCTGTTTTTGTGCCAAGCATTAATAGCCCGACAGATGCATCTGCTCTGGTTGTTTCAACTTCTACTTCAAATTTGTTTCCTGCAATTAGTATATCGTTTATCCCGTCTTGATTAAAATCTTCTACTGTAATACCATTAATTACAGAAAATTGGGCTTGAATGGGTAACTTTTCTATAGTTAATTTGCCGCTTTTGTTTTTTAAAATAATGCTTGCAAATTCTTTAGCTTCGTATTTTAAGGCTTTATTGTTTACATCTCCAATTATTTGCGAAATATCTGCTTTAGCAAACTCCTGATATGTCTTATATTTTTCTCCTATTCTTGGCATTTGCTGTGAGGTACATTGTTTACCTCTAATTGGAACTTCTCTATCCTTGTAATGCTTTGCTAAAAATATATCGTTTGTGCCATTTTGGTCAAAATCGTTTGCATATACAATAAAAGGTTTTTCCTTGCTTGCACTAAACTTATAGTTTAAACCTAAATTACCAACTACAAAATCGGTATCTCCATCTTTATCTATGTCTGATGCTACAATTTTATTCCACCAACCATTTGTGTTTTCTAATCCGTATTGGTTGGTGACATTTTTGAAAATTTTGTTTTCCAGTTTAAAAATGGTGATTGGCATCCATTCACCAACTAAAATTAGCTCGTTGGTTTGGTTCCCATCTATATCACTCCAAACCGCCGAAGTTACCATGCCAATGTTAGATAGTTCTGGTGCTATGGTATTGGTAACATCTGTAAATTTACCTTCTTTGTTTTCCAATAAAAAGCTTTTAGGTGCATATGGGTAGGTCTTTGGGATTAAACGTCCACCAACGAATAAATCTAAATCGCCGTCGGCATCAAAATCTAAAGGAACTACAGCAGAACCGCTTTCGTTTAATTCTGGAAGGTTATTAGATTTATTAAATTGACCTTTACCGTTGTTTATGTATAATCGATCTTGTAGGATAGGGTCGTGTATTTCAAATTCATTGCCACCGCTTACAACGTATAAATCTAAGTCATTGTCTCCATCTGCATCAAAAAATGTAGCGCCTACATCTTCATGTCTGGAGTCGTTTTTAAAAGCAGGTTGTTTTTTTACTTTGAATTTTCCGTTGACTGTTTGAATATAGGTTTGTCCGGATTGATTTCCGGCACCGCCCACATAAAAATCTTCTAAACCATCACTATTAATATCTCCAACAGCTAAACAAGGACCGTTTTGGGATAATTTGTGTGGTATAAGTATTTGATCTTTAAAATCGTCATAAATATTCTCTTTATGAACAAATGGTTGCTCAAACATTTCA includes:
- a CDS encoding sulfatase family protein, yielding MADDHTSQAFGIYNSRLAKLNPTPTLDKIANEGIIFDNCFVNNSICTPSRAAILTGQHSQANGVLDLEGVLPTENQYLPIEIKKLGYQTAIIGKYHLTSKPNFDYYNIFTHHGQQGSYFDPWMTETGMNYAHPSDENYEGKQYKGHSSDIVTDITINWLKNKRDKNKPFFLMYQFKAPHDDFEYAPRYKDYLEDTYIPEPASMYHNGNNGSVATQGVNGELVRDIGSSVSRRNIIRNKGMRTWNKESVKNSDPDFNPEQKIHELMSEKEYIHATYQEYLKRYLRCVKGVDDNVARMIQFLKDEGLYENTIIVYTGDQGFMLGEHDYVDKRWMYEESLRMPFFVRYPAKIKAGTRTDAIINNTDFAPTLIEMAGGTPPEQMQGHSFKHILETGKEPEGWQQSTYYRYWMHMAHAHANPAHFGIRTKEHKLIFYYGKYWVDTDNPDAEWNKSSWGNRFTMHTPPAWEFYDLTKDPKEMNNAYKNPAYKDIIANLKEQLIAKRKELNEEDGEKYPHIQKVIDAHWND
- a CDS encoding T9SS type A sorting domain-containing protein encodes the protein MMKKLLFLTAFLAAAISFAQDALSWNGNTFDTGTSLTIPITYTSDAVIPGGSITVELWVQQNAAPWGQQWKKAVTHGADLPAGTDLSADIIMDAAGAVANVLNGSNFKTTTEMQASELFGVGEDAGGYRLRISNSDSGFTATLPAQNYITINGTLSADDIGIQKISVSPNPTASTITISTRNNDIKSAKVFDVAGKEVKSFNQLTNMDVSSLARGLYFLRTNTGSVSKFIKN